A genomic stretch from Methylorubrum extorquens includes:
- the kdpD gene encoding sensory histidine kinase in two-component regulatory system wtih KdpE, regulation of potassium translocation in E coli (Evidence 2b : Function from indirect experimental evidences (e.g. phenotypes); Product type e : enzyme) yields MPGTGRDPNRPSPDALLEAARREERTRGRLKVFLGAAPGVGKTYEMLTIGRARLTAGADVVVGVVETHGRAETEALLDGFETIPRRAVPYHGTMLEEMDLDALLARRPALALVDELAHTNAPGSRHPKRYQDVEELLDAGIDVLTTLNIQHVESLNDVVASITRIRVRETVPDSILDRADDIEVVDLNPDDLIERLKAGKIYVPANAERALKHYFSRGNLTALRELALRRTADRVDDELLSHMRANAIPGPWAAGERVLVCVSEDPRSAGLVRYAKRLADRLHAPWTALAVEGPRAASLSEAARDRVAEALRLADRLGGDAVTLPGGRRIADDILAYARAANVNHIVVGKATRSWIFELVNGSVVHDLVRRSGNISVHVVPGEVAPTETASRRAVATAAPPATFDARSYALALLITGAGLGLALLLEPSTGVENADLMLLTAVVAVAVRWGLGPSLAAVVAASLSYNFFFLPPVYTFTIADPTNVAAFLLFTLVAVLVSNLAARARLSAVVSQGRAKATERLFGFSRKLAACGTLDDVLWATSAQVAAMLRVRVVLLLPDAQTVAVRAGYPPEDMLDEADLAAAQWAFDNERPAGRGADTLPGAKRLFLPMRTGRGTIGVIGLDADGTGPILTPEGRRLLDALADMGALALERVRLVEDLDRAERDAETDRLARALLTSISHDLRTPLASVLGAASTLRDLDGALPVEAKADLLTTIIEESERLNRFIVNLLDMTRLEAGSVAPNLGLQDVAETIDTALRRTQKILAGHQVAVEIAPDLPTLRLDPVLFEQVLVNLLDNAAKYAPEDSTVTLRARQDGRTVRIEVLDEGFGLPEADVERVFDKFYRIRKSDRVRAGTGLGLAISRGFVEAMGGTVTAGNRRDRLGATFTVTLPVPARTTPRDIAA; encoded by the coding sequence ATGCCTGGGACCGGACGCGACCCGAACCGCCCCTCGCCCGACGCGCTGCTCGAAGCGGCGCGCCGGGAGGAGCGGACGCGCGGCCGGCTCAAGGTTTTCCTTGGCGCCGCCCCCGGCGTCGGCAAGACCTACGAGATGCTCACTATCGGGCGCGCCCGGCTCACCGCCGGCGCCGACGTCGTGGTCGGCGTTGTCGAGACCCATGGCCGGGCCGAGACCGAGGCTCTGCTCGACGGCTTCGAGACCATCCCCCGGCGGGCCGTGCCCTACCATGGCACCATGCTAGAGGAGATGGACCTCGACGCGCTGCTGGCGCGCCGCCCGGCCCTGGCGCTGGTCGACGAGCTCGCCCACACCAATGCGCCCGGCTCGCGTCACCCGAAGCGCTACCAGGACGTCGAGGAGCTGCTGGATGCCGGCATCGATGTCCTGACGACGCTGAACATCCAGCACGTCGAGAGCCTCAACGACGTCGTGGCCTCCATCACCCGCATCCGCGTGCGCGAAACCGTACCGGACAGCATCCTCGACCGGGCCGACGACATCGAGGTGGTCGACCTCAACCCGGACGATCTGATCGAGCGCCTGAAGGCGGGCAAGATCTACGTGCCGGCGAACGCCGAGCGGGCACTGAAACACTACTTCTCGCGCGGCAACCTGACGGCCCTGCGGGAACTCGCCCTGCGTCGGACGGCCGACCGGGTCGATGACGAACTCCTGAGCCACATGCGGGCGAACGCGATTCCCGGCCCCTGGGCAGCGGGCGAGCGCGTGCTCGTCTGCGTGAGCGAGGATCCGCGCTCGGCAGGCCTCGTGCGCTACGCCAAGCGGCTGGCTGACCGCCTCCACGCCCCCTGGACCGCCCTGGCGGTCGAGGGACCGCGCGCCGCCTCCCTCAGCGAGGCCGCGCGTGACCGGGTGGCCGAGGCCCTGCGGCTCGCCGACCGGCTCGGCGGCGACGCCGTCACCCTGCCGGGCGGCCGGCGCATCGCCGACGACATCCTCGCCTACGCACGCGCCGCCAACGTCAACCACATCGTGGTGGGCAAGGCGACACGCTCCTGGATCTTCGAGCTGGTGAACGGCTCGGTGGTGCATGACCTCGTCCGCCGCAGCGGCAACATCAGCGTCCACGTGGTGCCGGGCGAGGTCGCGCCAACCGAGACGGCGTCCCGGCGCGCGGTCGCCACCGCCGCTCCGCCCGCCACCTTCGACGCCCGGTCCTACGCCCTGGCGCTGCTCATCACCGGTGCCGGGCTCGGGCTCGCCCTGCTGCTCGAGCCGTCGACGGGCGTCGAGAACGCCGACCTCATGCTGCTGACCGCCGTCGTGGCGGTTGCCGTCCGCTGGGGGCTGGGCCCCTCGCTCGCCGCGGTGGTCGCGGCCTCGCTGTCGTACAACTTCTTCTTCCTGCCGCCGGTCTACACCTTCACCATCGCCGACCCGACCAACGTCGCGGCCTTCCTGCTCTTCACCCTGGTGGCGGTGCTCGTCTCGAACCTCGCCGCCCGCGCCCGCCTGAGTGCGGTGGTCAGCCAGGGCCGCGCGAAGGCGACAGAGCGTCTCTTCGGATTCTCACGCAAGCTCGCGGCCTGCGGGACCCTCGACGACGTGCTCTGGGCGACCTCCGCGCAGGTCGCGGCCATGCTGAGGGTCCGCGTCGTCCTCCTCCTGCCGGATGCTCAGACCGTCGCCGTCCGTGCCGGCTACCCGCCGGAGGACATGCTGGACGAGGCCGACCTGGCGGCGGCGCAGTGGGCCTTCGACAACGAGCGCCCGGCCGGGCGCGGCGCCGACACCCTGCCCGGGGCCAAGCGCCTGTTCCTGCCGATGCGCACCGGGCGCGGCACGATCGGGGTGATCGGCCTCGATGCGGACGGCACGGGACCGATCCTGACGCCCGAAGGTCGGCGCCTGCTCGATGCGCTCGCCGATATGGGCGCGCTCGCCCTCGAGCGGGTGCGCCTCGTGGAGGATCTCGACCGAGCCGAGCGTGACGCCGAGACCGACCGCCTCGCCCGGGCTTTGCTGACCTCGATCAGCCACGATCTGCGCACACCGCTCGCCTCCGTGCTCGGAGCCGCCAGCACATTGCGGGACCTCGACGGCGCCCTCCCGGTCGAGGCCAAGGCGGATTTGTTGACGACCATCATCGAAGAATCGGAGCGGTTGAACCGCTTCATCGTGAACCTGCTCGACATGACGCGGCTGGAGGCTGGCTCCGTGGCACCGAATCTGGGGCTCCAGGATGTCGCCGAGACCATCGACACCGCCCTGCGGCGGACCCAGAAGATCCTTGCCGGCCACCAGGTCGCAGTCGAGATCGCACCCGACCTGCCGACCCTGAGGCTCGATCCGGTCCTGTTCGAGCAGGTGCTGGTCAACCTGCTCGACAATGCCGCGAAGTACGCACCCGAGGACTCGACCGTCACTTTGCGCGCCCGGCAGGACGGCCGCACCGTGCGCATCGAGGTTCTGGACGAGGGGTTCGGGCTCCCGGAGGCCGACGTTGAGCGCGTGTTCGACAAGTTCTACCGCATCCGGAAGAGCGACCGGGTGCGGGCCGGGACCGGACTCGGCCTCGCCATTTCGCGCGGCTTCGTCGAAGCCATGGGCGGCACGGTTACCGCCGGCAACCGCCGGGATCGGTTGGGGGCCACCTTCACCGTGACGCTCCCGGTTCCGGCCCGGACCACGCCGAGGGATATCGCCGCATGA
- the kdpE gene encoding response regulator in two-component regulatory system with KdpD, regulation of potassium translocation (OmpR family) (Evidence 2b : Function from indirect experimental evidences (e.g. phenotypes); Product type r : regulator) codes for MSPTILVIDDEPPIRKLLRMGLATQGYAILEAPNAATALEVLGRDSPDLVILDLGLPDMRGHDLLRAIRASHPGLPVVVLSSRDDEGGKVEALDLGADDYVTKPFGMAELLARLRAALRHQLAARGERPVFRVDGLSVDLVRRIVKVDDVEVKLTPREYAFLRIMVLHAGKVLTHAQLMHEVSVSSDPQYLRVYMRQLRQKLETDPERPRILLTETGVGYRLRAPDDEPNLKLRAANDPKPAVTEAGS; via the coding sequence ATGAGCCCGACCATCCTGGTGATCGACGACGAGCCGCCGATCCGCAAGCTGCTGCGCATGGGGCTCGCCACCCAGGGCTACGCCATCCTGGAAGCGCCGAACGCCGCCACCGCCCTGGAGGTGCTCGGCCGCGACAGCCCGGACCTCGTCATCCTCGACCTGGGGCTTCCCGACATGCGCGGGCACGACCTGCTCCGCGCGATCCGGGCGAGCCATCCCGGCCTGCCAGTCGTGGTGCTGTCGAGCCGGGACGACGAGGGCGGTAAGGTCGAGGCGCTCGATCTCGGCGCCGACGACTACGTCACCAAGCCCTTCGGCATGGCGGAGCTGCTCGCGCGTCTGCGCGCGGCCCTTCGGCACCAACTGGCCGCCCGCGGCGAGCGGCCGGTCTTCCGGGTCGACGGGCTCTCGGTCGACCTCGTCCGGCGCATCGTGAAGGTCGATGACGTCGAGGTGAAGCTGACCCCGCGCGAATACGCTTTCTTGCGCATCATGGTGCTGCATGCCGGCAAGGTGCTCACCCACGCCCAGCTCATGCATGAGGTCTCAGTCTCGTCGGACCCACAGTATCTGCGCGTCTACATGCGCCAGCTCCGGCAGAAGCTGGAGACCGATCCGGAGCGGCCGCGCATCCTTCTCACCGAAACCGGCGTCGGCTATCGCCTGCGGGCTCCCGACGACGAACCGAACCTCAAGCTGCGCGCGGCGAACGACCCCAAGCCGGCCGTGACGGAGGCAGGCTCTTGA
- the kdpC gene encoding Potassium-transporting ATPase C chain (Potassium-translocating ATPase C chain) (ATP phosphohydrolase [potassium-transporting] C chain) (Potassium binding and translocating subunit C) (Evidence 2a : Function from experimental evidences in other organisms; PubMedId : 9858692; Product type t : transporter): protein MLNQLRPALVLLVALTAVTGLAYPLAVTGVAGALFPAKAAGSLIERDGRIVGSGLIGQSFTGEGYFHGRPSATNTADPADASKTVPAPYNAANSAGSNLGPTSAALAERVKGGLDALKAENPGRPVPVDLVTTSGSGLDPDISPEAALFQVPRIARARNLPEDRLRDLVAGQVQGRTLGLLGEPRVNVLALNLVLDDLAKR from the coding sequence GCCTCGCCTACCCCCTCGCCGTCACCGGCGTCGCCGGGGCGCTCTTCCCGGCCAAGGCGGCCGGGAGCTTGATCGAGCGCGATGGCAGGATCGTCGGTTCCGGCCTGATCGGTCAGAGCTTCACCGGCGAGGGCTACTTCCATGGCCGGCCCTCGGCCACCAATACGGCCGATCCGGCGGACGCCTCCAAGACAGTGCCGGCGCCTTACAACGCGGCCAACTCCGCCGGCTCGAATCTCGGGCCCACGAGCGCGGCGCTGGCCGAGCGCGTGAAGGGCGGCCTCGACGCGCTGAAGGCCGAGAACCCAGGCCGTCCGGTGCCGGTCGACCTCGTCACCACGAGCGGCTCGGGCCTCGACCCCGACATCTCGCCCGAAGCGGCCCTGTTCCAGGTGCCGCGCATCGCCCGGGCCCGCAACCTGCCCGAGGATCGGCTCCGCGACCTCGTCGCCGGTCAGGTCCAGGGCCGTACCCTCGGATTGCTCGGCGAACCGCGTGTCAACGTGCTGGCCCTGAATCTTGTCCTGGACGACCTCGCCAAGCGCTAA
- a CDS encoding protein of unknown function (Evidence 5 : Unknown function): MNPRHTMSPTLQVAAIHADASATDADQFIVGQDPAGHWVAIEIHGRAGGLFRSRKDALDYAEDETDHRPDAVLLSGACIELRI; the protein is encoded by the coding sequence GTGAACCCCAGACATACGATGTCTCCCACCCTCCAAGTCGCCGCCATCCACGCTGACGCTTCCGCAACGGACGCCGACCAGTTCATCGTCGGTCAGGACCCCGCGGGTCACTGGGTGGCGATCGAGATTCACGGGCGCGCCGGCGGCCTGTTCCGGAGCCGGAAGGACGCTCTCGACTACGCCGAGGACGAGACCGACCACCGGCCCGACGCCGTGCTCCTGTCCGGCGCCTGCATCGAGCTGCGCATCTGA
- a CDS encoding conserved protein of unknown function (Evidence 4 : Unknown function but conserved in other organisms) yields the protein MRRLGLSSVREVFLPLGLALLLVLGAVAAFHLTRPTTLTIAVAPNGGTEPALLRAYADELARRNLGIRLKVISFAGVRESAEALKAGKADLAVVRPDVAMPGNGLTLAVLRTLAAFVAAPGASGIKDIPDLAGKRLGMLASRTADRTLLHDLVGHYGFELLTDAPAGAVNTTAVVLVPIEEADVTTALRDGRIDAMALVTTPGSPAARRVVALVGEASDGGDVALIGLPDTAAVLARRPRLQPVTVPAALYGGNPRLPAEDVATVGTSYRLMARANLSRSVAAEVTQHLFEMRAALAETVPAAEDVSHPDYEDTADATSARLPIHPGALDYYEREQETLIERYESWIYLVAILGGGLGSTAAWLRQRIGRQRRERIEVATARLLELRSEARRETDRERLEAMAGEVDDLAASIARHALNKPTEPRTLSAATVAIDAARSTLKRVLNGAGRPIG from the coding sequence GTGCGTCGGTTGGGGCTTTCGAGTGTTCGCGAGGTGTTTCTCCCCCTGGGCTTGGCGCTTCTGCTCGTGCTCGGAGCCGTCGCGGCGTTCCATCTCACGCGTCCCACGACCCTGACCATCGCGGTCGCCCCCAACGGCGGCACCGAACCGGCACTGCTGCGCGCCTACGCCGACGAGCTCGCCCGGCGGAACCTCGGCATCCGGCTGAAGGTCATATCCTTCGCCGGGGTGCGCGAGAGCGCAGAGGCGTTGAAGGCCGGCAAGGCCGACCTCGCGGTGGTTCGGCCGGACGTGGCGATGCCGGGCAACGGCCTGACCTTGGCGGTCCTGCGGACGCTCGCCGCCTTCGTCGCCGCGCCAGGAGCCTCCGGCATCAAGGACATCCCGGATCTGGCTGGCAAACGGCTGGGTATGCTCGCGAGCCGGACTGCCGACCGGACGCTGCTCCACGACCTCGTCGGCCATTACGGGTTCGAACTCCTGACCGACGCTCCGGCCGGGGCCGTGAACACCACCGCGGTGGTGCTGGTCCCGATTGAGGAGGCCGATGTCACAACGGCGCTCCGCGACGGGCGCATCGACGCCATGGCTCTCGTGACGACGCCCGGCTCTCCGGCCGCGCGGCGGGTGGTCGCCCTGGTGGGCGAGGCGAGCGATGGCGGTGACGTCGCGCTGATCGGTTTGCCCGATACCGCAGCGGTGCTGGCGCGGCGGCCCCGCCTGCAGCCGGTGACGGTGCCGGCCGCCTTGTACGGCGGCAATCCCCGCCTGCCGGCCGAGGACGTCGCGACCGTAGGCACGTCCTACCGCCTGATGGCGCGGGCCAACCTGTCGCGGAGCGTGGCCGCGGAGGTGACGCAGCACCTGTTCGAGATGCGCGCGGCGCTGGCGGAGACGGTCCCCGCCGCGGAGGACGTCAGCCACCCGGATTACGAGGACACGGCCGACGCGACCAGCGCCCGCCTGCCCATTCATCCGGGCGCCCTCGACTACTACGAGCGCGAGCAGGAGACGTTGATCGAACGCTACGAGAGCTGGATCTACCTCGTGGCCATCCTTGGCGGCGGCTTGGGCTCCACAGCAGCTTGGCTTCGGCAACGCATCGGGCGCCAGCGCCGCGAACGGATCGAGGTCGCGACCGCACGCCTGCTGGAACTGCGCTCCGAAGCCCGCCGCGAAACCGACCGCGAGCGTCTGGAGGCGATGGCAGGCGAGGTGGATGATCTCGCGGCCAGTATCGCACGCCACGCCCTGAACAAGCCAACCGAACCGCGGACCTTGAGTGCTGCCACCGTCGCCATCGACGCGGCACGCTCGACACTCAAGCGGGTACTCAACGGTGCGGGTAGGCCCATCGGCTGA